A stretch of Lactuca sativa cultivar Salinas chromosome 6, Lsat_Salinas_v11, whole genome shotgun sequence DNA encodes these proteins:
- the LOC111897715 gene encoding uncharacterized protein LOC111897715, whose amino-acid sequence MDSTASLHFMNQEFAKLDQFDGQNYTRWAEKVKFMLHVLKLSFVLDPKLAPIPDDPIPKEGESVDPAVIIELEKQRILHRESEELCVVHIKNSLSDRLYDLYSPIKDPKELWSALELKYKAHEEGTNKYLVSKYLEFHMVDDKPIMEQVHELQVMVNKLNALSISLPELFQVGAIITKLPPSWKDFSKRMTHKSEDYSLDDLMKHLRIEEKTRIRDK is encoded by the coding sequence ATGGACTCTACTGCTAGCCTCCACTTCATGAACCAAGAGTTTGCCAAACTTGACCAATTCGATGGTCAGAACTACACTCGTTGGGCCGAAAAGGTCAAGTTCATGCTTCATGTCTTGAAGCTCTCCTTTGTGTTGGACCCAAAACTGGCACCAATTCCTGATGATCCAATTCCCAAGGAGGGGGAATCTGTAGACCCAGCGGTCATTATAGAACTGGAAAAGCAAAGGATTCTGCATAGAGAATCTGAGGAATTATGTGTGGTTCACATCAAGAATTCCCTATCTGATCGGCTCTATGATCTTTACTCACCGATCAAAGATCCAAAAGAGCTATGGAGTGCGTTGGAACTTAAGTATAAGGCACATGAGGAAGGTACTAACAAGTACCTTGTGTCCAAGTACCTTGAGTTTCACATGGTTGATGACAAACCAATTATGGAGCAAGTGCATGAACTCCAAGTCATGGTAAACAAGTTGAACGCACTCTCCATCTCTCTTCCAGAACTCTTTCAGGTTGGTGCAATCATCACAAAACTGCCACCCTCATGGAAAGATTTCTCTAAGAGAATGACGCACAAATCTGAGGACTACTCCTTGGATGATCTAATGAAACACCTCCGCATTGAGGAGAAAACTCGCATCAGGGACAAGTGA
- the LOC111897716 gene encoding cucumber peeling cupredoxin, whose protein sequence is MRFLFARISRTKKMSGLNINFVVIMALMLASVQLHGTAAQTTHVVGNALGWNIPPNGPSAYTTWASTQTFRVGDVLLFNFITGFHNVVEVPKAAYGPCTTANTISIATTGPARVTLNAPGTHYYICTVGTHCQIGQKLTINVSAISTTPSPTATPASPAPVSPPTDNTILQPPSPSFDPSFTSVAFIFLLVIGLFIFCMI, encoded by the coding sequence ATGAGATTTCTCTTTGCAAGAATTTCAAGGACAAAAAAAATGTCAGGTTTAAATATCAATTTTGTGGTGATTATGGCGCTCATGCTTGCATCTGTGCAGTTACATGGCACGGCGGCTCAAACTACCCATGTGGTCGGTAACGCCTTGGGCTGGAATATTCCTCCCAACGGACCTTCTGCTTACACCACGTGGGCGTCAACTCAGACCTTCAGAGTCGGCGATGTTCTTCTCTTTAACTTCATCACTGGATTCCATAACGTTGTTGAAGTACCGAAGGCGGCGTACGGGCCATGCACCACCGCCAACACCATCTCCATCGCCACCACCGGCCCCGCTAGAGTCACCTTAAACGCACCTGGCACACACTATTACATCTGCACCGTTGGAACTCATTGCCAAATTGGTCAGAAACTCACCATCAACGTCTCCGCTATCTCTACCACCCCTTCACCGACAGCAACACCCGCCTCTCCCGCACCAGTTTCTCCACCCACAGATAACACCATTCTACAACCGCCATCACCCAGTTTTGATCCATCTTTCACATCCGTGGCATTCATCTTTTTATTGGTGATTggtttatttatattttgtatgATCTAG